The following proteins are encoded in a genomic region of Pseudorca crassidens isolate mPseCra1 chromosome 1, mPseCra1.hap1, whole genome shotgun sequence:
- the ZBTB1 gene encoding zinc finger and BTB domain-containing protein 1 isoform X2, producing MAKPSHSSYVLQQLNNQREWGFLCDCCIAIDDIYFQAHKAVLAACSSYFRMFFMNHQHSTAQLNLSNMKISAECFDLILQFMYLGKIMTAPSSFEQFKVAMNYLQLYNVPDCLEDIQDADCSSSKCSSSASSNQNSKMIFGVRMYEDTVARNGSEANRWCAEPSSTVNTPHNREPDEESLQLGNFPEPLFDVCKKSSVSKLSTPKERVSRRFGRSFTCDSCGFGFSCEKLLDEHVLTCTNRHSYQNTRSYHRIVDIRDGKDSNIKAEFVEKDSSKTFSAQTDKYRGDTSQAADDSTSTTGSRKSSTVESELASEEKSRAAERKRIIIKMEPEDIPTDELKDFNIIKVTDKDCNESTDNDELEDEPEEPFYRYYVEEDVSIKKSGRKALKPRMSINTDERGGLENMRPPNNSSPVQEDTENASCELCGLTITEEDLSSHYLAKHIENICACGKCGQILVKGRQLQEHAQRCGEPQDLTMNGLGSTEEKMDMEENPDEQSEIRDMFVEMLDDFRDNHFQINNIQKKQLFKHSACPFRCPNCGQRFETENLVVEHMSSCLDQDMFKSAIMEENERDHRRKHFCNLCGKGFYQRCHLREHYTVHTKEKQFVCQTCGKQFLRERQLRLHNDMHKGMASGQIGPSKPLEK from the exons ATGGCAAAGCCCAGCCACAGCAGCTACGTCCTTCAGCAGCTAAACAACCAAAGGGAATGGGGTTTCCTCTGTGACTGTTGTATTGCAATTGATGACATTTACTTTCAAGCACACAAAGCAGTTCTAGCTGCCTGTAGCTCctattttagaatgtttttcatGAATCATCAGCATAGTACTGCACAGCTGAATCTCAGCAACATGAAAATTAGTGCCGAGTGTTTTGATCTTATTTTGCAGTTTATGTATTTAGGAAAAATTATGACAGCTCCTTCCAGTTTTGAGCAGTTTAAAGTGGCAATGAACTACCTACAGCTGTACAATGTTCCTGACTGTTTAGAAGACATACAGGATGCAGATTGTTCTAGTTCAAAATGTTCATCTTCTGCTTCTAGCAACCAGAACAGCAAAATGATATTTGGGGTAAGAATGTATGAAGACACTGTGGCTAGAAATGGCAGTGAAGCCAATAGATGGTGTGCAGAGCCAAGTTCAACAGTAAATACACCACATAATAGAGAGCCTGATGAAGAGTCTTTGCAATTAGGTAATTTTCCTGAACCATTATTTGATGTATGTAAGAAGAGTTCTGTGTCCAAATTATCTACTCCAAAAGAACGTGTCTCACGACGCTTTGGACGGAGTTTTACCTGTGATAGTTGTGGATTTGGCTTTAGCTGTGAGAAGTTACTAGATGAGCATGTGCTAACCTGTACTAACAGACATTCATACCAAAATACAAGATCCTATCACAGAATAGTGGATATTAGAGATGGAAAAGACAGTAATATCAAAGCTGAATTTGTTGAAAAGGATTCTTCTAAAACATTTTCTGCACAGACGGACAAATACAGAGGAGACACAAGCCAGGCTGCTGATGACTCAACTTCAACCACTGGAAGCAGAAAAAGTAGCACAGTGGAGTCTGAACTAGCCAGTgaagaaaaaagcagagctgctgAGAGGAAAAGAATCATTATCAAGATGGAACCAGAGGATATCCCTACAGATGAACTGAAAGACTTTAACATTATTAAAGTGACTGATAAAGACTGTAATGAGTCCACTGACAATGATGAATTAGAAGATGAACCTGAAGAGCCATTTTATAGATACTATGTTGAAGAAGATGTCAGTATTAAAAAAAGTGGGAGGAAAGCTCTGAAACCTCGGATGTCaataaacactgatgaaagaggtGGTTTAGAAAATATGAGGCCCCCTAACAACAGCAGTCCAGTACAAGAGGATACTGAAAACGCATCCTGTGAGTTGTGTGGGCTCACAATAACTGAGGAGGACCTGTCATCTCATTACTTAGCCAAACACATCGAAAATATCTGTGCATGTGGCAAATGTGGACAAATACTTGTGAAGGGTAGACAGCTTCAGGAACATGCCCAGAGATGTGGAGAGCCCCAAGACCTGACAATGAACGGGTTAGGAAGTACTGAGGAGAAGATGGACATGGAAGAGAATCCTGACGAacagtctgaaatcagggatATGTTTGTTGAAATGTTGGATGATTTTAGGGACAATCATTTCCAGATAAACAATATCCAAAAAAAGCAGTTATTTAAACATTCTGCCTGTCCTTTTCGATGTCCTAATTGTGGCCAGCGTTTTGAAACTGAAAATCTAGTGGTTGAACATATGTCTAGCTGCCTAGACCAAGACATGTTCAAGAGTGCCATCATGGAAGAGAATGAAAGGGATCACAGACGAAAGCATTTTTGTAATCTGTGTGGGAAAGGATTTTATCAGCGGTGTCACTTAAGAGAACACTATACTGTTCACACCAAGGAAAAGCAGTTTGTTTGTCAGACATGTGGAAAGCAGTTTTTAAGGGAACGTCAGTTGCGACTCCACAATGATATGCACAAAGGCATGGCCAG TGGTCAAATAGGGCCTTCTAAACCTCTGGAGAAGTGA
- the ZBTB1 gene encoding zinc finger and BTB domain-containing protein 1 isoform X1, producing the protein MAKPSHSSYVLQQLNNQREWGFLCDCCIAIDDIYFQAHKAVLAACSSYFRMFFMNHQHSTAQLNLSNMKISAECFDLILQFMYLGKIMTAPSSFEQFKVAMNYLQLYNVPDCLEDIQDADCSSSKCSSSASSNQNSKMIFGVRMYEDTVARNGSEANRWCAEPSSTVNTPHNREPDEESLQLGNFPEPLFDVCKKSSVSKLSTPKERVSRRFGRSFTCDSCGFGFSCEKLLDEHVLTCTNRHSYQNTRSYHRIVDIRDGKDSNIKAEFVEKDSSKTFSAQTDKYRGDTSQAADDSTSTTGSRKSSTVESELASEEKSRAAERKRIIIKMEPEDIPTDELKDFNIIKVTDKDCNESTDNDELEDEPEEPFYRYYVEEDVSIKKSGRKALKPRMSINTDERGGLENMRPPNNSSPVQEDTENASCELCGLTITEEDLSSHYLAKHIENICACGKCGQILVKGRQLQEHAQRCGEPQDLTMNGLGSTEEKMDMEENPDEQSEIRDMFVEMLDDFRDNHFQINNIQKKQLFKHSACPFRCPNCGQRFETENLVVEHMSSCLDQDMFKSAIMEENERDHRRKHFCNLCGKGFYQRCHLREHYTVHTKEKQFVCQTCGKQFLRERQLRLHNDMHKGMARYVCSICDQGNFRKHDHVRHMISHLSAGETICQVCFQIFPNNEQLEQHMDVHLYTCGICGAKFNLRKDMRSHYNAKHLKRT; encoded by the coding sequence ATGGCAAAGCCCAGCCACAGCAGCTACGTCCTTCAGCAGCTAAACAACCAAAGGGAATGGGGTTTCCTCTGTGACTGTTGTATTGCAATTGATGACATTTACTTTCAAGCACACAAAGCAGTTCTAGCTGCCTGTAGCTCctattttagaatgtttttcatGAATCATCAGCATAGTACTGCACAGCTGAATCTCAGCAACATGAAAATTAGTGCCGAGTGTTTTGATCTTATTTTGCAGTTTATGTATTTAGGAAAAATTATGACAGCTCCTTCCAGTTTTGAGCAGTTTAAAGTGGCAATGAACTACCTACAGCTGTACAATGTTCCTGACTGTTTAGAAGACATACAGGATGCAGATTGTTCTAGTTCAAAATGTTCATCTTCTGCTTCTAGCAACCAGAACAGCAAAATGATATTTGGGGTAAGAATGTATGAAGACACTGTGGCTAGAAATGGCAGTGAAGCCAATAGATGGTGTGCAGAGCCAAGTTCAACAGTAAATACACCACATAATAGAGAGCCTGATGAAGAGTCTTTGCAATTAGGTAATTTTCCTGAACCATTATTTGATGTATGTAAGAAGAGTTCTGTGTCCAAATTATCTACTCCAAAAGAACGTGTCTCACGACGCTTTGGACGGAGTTTTACCTGTGATAGTTGTGGATTTGGCTTTAGCTGTGAGAAGTTACTAGATGAGCATGTGCTAACCTGTACTAACAGACATTCATACCAAAATACAAGATCCTATCACAGAATAGTGGATATTAGAGATGGAAAAGACAGTAATATCAAAGCTGAATTTGTTGAAAAGGATTCTTCTAAAACATTTTCTGCACAGACGGACAAATACAGAGGAGACACAAGCCAGGCTGCTGATGACTCAACTTCAACCACTGGAAGCAGAAAAAGTAGCACAGTGGAGTCTGAACTAGCCAGTgaagaaaaaagcagagctgctgAGAGGAAAAGAATCATTATCAAGATGGAACCAGAGGATATCCCTACAGATGAACTGAAAGACTTTAACATTATTAAAGTGACTGATAAAGACTGTAATGAGTCCACTGACAATGATGAATTAGAAGATGAACCTGAAGAGCCATTTTATAGATACTATGTTGAAGAAGATGTCAGTATTAAAAAAAGTGGGAGGAAAGCTCTGAAACCTCGGATGTCaataaacactgatgaaagaggtGGTTTAGAAAATATGAGGCCCCCTAACAACAGCAGTCCAGTACAAGAGGATACTGAAAACGCATCCTGTGAGTTGTGTGGGCTCACAATAACTGAGGAGGACCTGTCATCTCATTACTTAGCCAAACACATCGAAAATATCTGTGCATGTGGCAAATGTGGACAAATACTTGTGAAGGGTAGACAGCTTCAGGAACATGCCCAGAGATGTGGAGAGCCCCAAGACCTGACAATGAACGGGTTAGGAAGTACTGAGGAGAAGATGGACATGGAAGAGAATCCTGACGAacagtctgaaatcagggatATGTTTGTTGAAATGTTGGATGATTTTAGGGACAATCATTTCCAGATAAACAATATCCAAAAAAAGCAGTTATTTAAACATTCTGCCTGTCCTTTTCGATGTCCTAATTGTGGCCAGCGTTTTGAAACTGAAAATCTAGTGGTTGAACATATGTCTAGCTGCCTAGACCAAGACATGTTCAAGAGTGCCATCATGGAAGAGAATGAAAGGGATCACAGACGAAAGCATTTTTGTAATCTGTGTGGGAAAGGATTTTATCAGCGGTGTCACTTAAGAGAACACTATACTGTTCACACCAAGGAAAAGCAGTTTGTTTGTCAGACATGTGGAAAGCAGTTTTTAAGGGAACGTCAGTTGCGACTCCACAATGATATGCACAAAGGCATGGCCAGGTATGTCTGTTCCATTTGTGATCAAGGCAACTTCAGAAAACATGACCATGTACGGCATATGATTTCTCATTTATCTGCTGGTGAGACTATATGCCAGGTCTGCTTTCAGATATTCCCAAATAATGAACAGTTGGAACAGCACATGGATGTTCACCTGTATACATGTGGAATATGTGGAGCAAAGTTTAATTTGAGGAAAGATATGAGATCACATTATAATGCCAAGCATTTGAAAAGAACATAA